From Xylanibacter oryzae DSM 17970, a single genomic window includes:
- a CDS encoding OmpP1/FadL family transporter, with product MKKNILIVAAIFMVMPAAAQETYENAKLANEDLNGTARYVGMGGAMEALGADLSTINTNPAGLGLFRHNTVNGSFGFVSQQDGKSFEKGKQTNMSFDQLGFVYAMRTGQKSYLNFGFNYHKSKNFDEVLSASGALNNASQNKLTYEKYKHNVFATKDDPTYNQLDNFYMSNLLKGSDGKYYNYPATEYDFSRANTGYIGEYDFNISGNINDRVYLGVTAGLHDVHYRGYSEYFENMNGSGEIGISDLRKITGTGFDLKLGAIFRPIESSPFRIGVYVQTPTWYDLTTSNYSQYYAKFSYNNGANNINNNADMAESYDFKFYTPWKFGVSLGHTIGNFLALGATYEYADYSSCDMRINTGTSYDWDYGYSYENSSSDNVMNNHISRTLKGVSTVKLGVEFKPDPSFAVRFGYNYVSPMYNLDGFKDGTLNSPGSYYSSATDYTNWKATNRITCGLGYKYKSWNFDLAYQYSQTNGEFYPFMSYYADTTSGDSSDDNNICNAIKVSNKRSQMLFTLGYTF from the coding sequence ATGAAAAAAAATATATTAATAGTTGCAGCAATATTTATGGTAATGCCTGCAGCGGCACAAGAGACTTACGAAAATGCTAAGTTGGCCAACGAAGATCTTAACGGTACTGCGCGTTATGTTGGTATGGGTGGTGCAATGGAAGCTTTAGGAGCGGATTTATCTACAATAAACACAAACCCTGCCGGACTTGGATTATTTCGTCATAATACTGTAAACGGTAGCTTTGGATTTGTCTCACAGCAAGATGGCAAAAGTTTTGAAAAAGGTAAGCAAACTAACATGAGTTTCGATCAGTTAGGATTTGTGTATGCTATGAGAACAGGCCAAAAGTCTTATCTGAACTTTGGTTTTAATTATCATAAGAGCAAAAATTTTGATGAGGTACTTTCTGCCTCCGGAGCTCTGAATAATGCTTCGCAGAATAAACTGACGTATGAAAAATACAAACATAACGTATTTGCAACTAAAGACGATCCAACATACAATCAATTGGACAACTTTTATATGAGCAATTTACTAAAAGGCAGTGATGGCAAATATTACAATTATCCTGCAACTGAGTATGATTTTTCGAGAGCAAATACTGGATATATTGGTGAGTATGATTTTAACATAAGTGGAAATATTAATGATCGTGTGTATCTTGGTGTTACAGCAGGTTTGCATGATGTTCATTACAGAGGATATAGTGAATATTTTGAAAACATGAATGGCAGTGGCGAAATAGGTATATCTGACTTGCGTAAAATTACAGGTACTGGTTTTGATCTTAAACTTGGTGCAATATTTAGACCTATAGAATCTTCACCGTTCCGAATTGGAGTATATGTTCAGACACCAACATGGTATGATTTAACTACAAGTAACTATTCTCAGTACTATGCTAAATTTTCATATAATAATGGTGCAAATAACATTAATAACAATGCAGATATGGCAGAAAGTTATGATTTCAAATTCTATACTCCATGGAAATTTGGCGTAAGCCTTGGTCATACTATCGGCAACTTCCTTGCTCTAGGTGCAACTTATGAATATGCTGATTATAGTAGCTGTGATATGCGTATCAATACTGGTACAAGTTATGATTGGGATTATGGATACTCTTACGAAAATAGTTCAAGTGATAATGTTATGAATAATCACATAAGCAGGACTTTAAAAGGGGTGTCTACTGTGAAACTAGGTGTTGAATTTAAACCAGATCCATCATTTGCTGTACGTTTTGGTTACAATTATGTTTCTCCAATGTATAATTTGGATGGATTTAAGGATGGCACATTAAATTCACCGGGCTCATATTACAGTTCTGCAACTGATTATACTAACTGGAAGGCTACTAATCGTATCACATGTGGATTAGGCTATAAATACAAAAGCTGGAATTTTGACTTAGCATATCAATATAGCCAGACAAATGGAGAGTTCTATCCATTTATGAGTTACTATGCAGATACAACTAGTGGTGATTCATCTGATGATAACAATATTTGTAATGCAATAAAAGTAAGCAATAAGCGTAGTCAGATGTTGTTCACATTAGGATATACTTTCTAA
- the purU gene encoding formyltetrahydrofolate deformylase — MKPTAILLLHCPDQQGIISEVTKFITDNKGNIVYLDQYVDRVDGIFFMRLEWELDGFLIPREKIEEYINILYSCRYNMTFHLYFTDTRPRMAIFVSKMSHCLYDLLARYKSGEWNVDIPCIISNHEDLRYVAEQFDIPYYVWSIKKDHSNKDEVEQAEMELMKKEKITFIVLARYMQIISNEMIKAFPRHIINIHHSFLPAFVGAKPYHQAWDRGVKIIGATSHYVTEELDAGPIIEQDVVRITHKDTPQSLVLKGRDLEKIVLSRAVSKHIEHKILTYNNKTIIFS, encoded by the coding sequence ATGAAACCAACAGCAATTCTACTTCTTCATTGTCCTGACCAACAGGGAATAATATCTGAAGTTACAAAATTCATAACCGATAACAAAGGTAATATCGTTTATTTGGACCAATATGTAGACCGTGTAGACGGAATCTTCTTTATGCGTTTAGAATGGGAACTTGATGGCTTTCTCATACCAAGAGAAAAGATAGAAGAATACATCAATATATTATACTCTTGCAGGTATAATATGACTTTTCATCTTTATTTTACAGATACACGTCCTCGTATGGCAATCTTTGTAAGTAAAATGAGCCATTGTCTGTATGATTTACTGGCTAGATACAAATCCGGAGAATGGAATGTTGATATCCCTTGTATTATAAGCAATCATGAAGACTTGCGATACGTTGCTGAACAATTCGACATTCCTTATTATGTATGGTCAATAAAGAAAGATCACTCTAATAAGGATGAAGTAGAGCAAGCAGAAATGGAATTGATGAAAAAAGAAAAGATCACATTCATAGTTCTAGCAAGATATATGCAGATTATAAGTAATGAGATGATAAAAGCTTTTCCACGTCATATTATCAATATACACCATTCATTTCTACCTGCTTTCGTTGGAGCAAAACCATACCATCAGGCATGGGATCGTGGTGTTAAAATTATCGGTGCAACAAGTCACTACGTCACTGAAGAATTAGACGCTGGCCCAATTATAGAACAAGACGTAGTTCGTATTACGCATAAAGATACCCCTCAAAGTCTAGTTCTTAAGGGGCGTGATCTTGAGAAGATAGTATTAAGTCGAGCTGTTTCTAAACATATAGAACACAAAATATTGACGTATAATAATAAGACAATTATATTCAGTTAA
- the hisIE gene encoding bifunctional phosphoribosyl-AMP cyclohydrolase/phosphoribosyl-ATP diphosphatase HisIE, whose product MKIDFEKMGGLVPAIIQDATTKNVLMLGFMNEEAYKKTIETKKVTFYSRTRKCLWTKGETSGNFLNLVSIANDCDSDTLLIKVNPVGPVCHKGTDTCWGENNNANPLLFLTSLQDFIEKRHEEMPEGSYTTSLFKDGLNRMAQKVGEEALEAVIEATNGTNERLVYEGSDMIYHLIVLLTSKGLRIEDLAKELQVRHDPNWHKH is encoded by the coding sequence ATGAAAATCGATTTTGAAAAAATGGGAGGACTTGTTCCAGCTATAATTCAGGACGCAACTACGAAGAACGTTCTAATGCTTGGTTTTATGAACGAAGAAGCCTACAAAAAGACTATTGAAACTAAGAAAGTTACATTCTATAGCCGTACTCGTAAATGCTTGTGGACAAAGGGTGAGACTTCAGGAAATTTTCTTAATCTTGTAAGTATTGCCAATGATTGTGACAGCGACACCCTACTTATAAAAGTAAATCCCGTAGGTCCTGTATGCCATAAAGGTACTGATACTTGCTGGGGAGAAAATAATAATGCAAATCCATTACTGTTTCTTACATCACTTCAAGACTTTATAGAAAAAAGACATGAGGAAATGCCAGAAGGATCATACACAACTAGTCTGTTTAAGGATGGATTGAACAGAATGGCACAAAAGGTTGGAGAAGAAGCACTTGAGGCCGTTATAGAAGCCACAAATGGAACTAACGAAAGACTTGTATACGAAGGATCTGATATGATCTATCATCTAATAGTACTGCTAACTAGCAAGGGATTACGTATAGAAGATCTTGCAAAGGAGCTACAGGTCCGCCATGACCCAAACTGGCACAAACACTAA
- the prmA gene encoding 50S ribosomal protein L11 methyltransferase, protein MKYLKVDFNIKHTYADVFNMQDARDLIAAITGEIGFESFEDSENGLIGYVQESLFNLVELKIAIDDFPIDGVEISFNTTEAEYKNWNSEWEEKGYEPIIIDDRCIVHDTKHPSIKKYPIDITIDAKQTFGTGTHQTTRMIIRQLINMNLNGKALLDCGCGTGILSFTGIMCGAASAVGYDIDEWSTVNAKHNAKINKVKGFNVLLGDSSLLSNKITGPYDVVIANINRNILQADMPSFVSVMNHKAKLILSGFYEKDAKLLETQAETLGMKLDCKNIDDNWCCIVLEKL, encoded by the coding sequence ATGAAATACTTAAAGGTAGATTTTAACATTAAGCACACATATGCTGATGTTTTCAACATGCAAGATGCACGCGACTTGATAGCTGCAATTACAGGTGAGATTGGTTTTGAATCTTTTGAAGATTCAGAAAATGGTCTAATTGGTTATGTACAAGAATCGTTATTCAACTTAGTTGAATTAAAGATTGCTATAGATGATTTTCCAATTGATGGAGTAGAAATTTCTTTCAATACAACCGAAGCTGAGTATAAGAACTGGAACAGTGAATGGGAGGAAAAAGGTTATGAACCAATAATAATTGATGATAGATGCATTGTACATGACACAAAGCACCCTTCTATCAAAAAGTATCCTATAGATATAACTATTGATGCCAAACAAACTTTCGGAACAGGTACACATCAGACGACCCGAATGATAATAAGACAACTTATAAATATGAATTTGAACGGTAAAGCGTTATTGGATTGCGGATGTGGGACTGGTATATTATCTTTTACCGGTATAATGTGTGGTGCAGCATCTGCTGTTGGTTATGATATAGATGAATGGAGTACTGTTAATGCGAAGCATAATGCTAAAATAAATAAGGTAAAAGGTTTTAATGTCTTGCTGGGAGATTCATCTCTGTTAAGTAATAAGATAACAGGACCATACGATGTCGTCATTGCTAACATAAATCGTAATATCCTTCAGGCAGACATGCCTTCCTTTGTGTCGGTCATGAATCATAAAGCAAAATTGATACTTAGCGGCTTCTATGAAAAAGATGCAAAGTTGCTTGAAACACAGGCAGAAACACTAGGCATGAAATTGGATTGTAAAAATATAGATGACAATTGGTGCTGTATTGTACTGGAAAAGTTATAA
- the hisA gene encoding 1-(5-phosphoribosyl)-5-[(5-phosphoribosylamino)methylideneamino]imidazole-4-carboxamide isomerase: MIELIPAIDIIDGKCVRLTKGDYSQRKIYNSNPLEAAIEFEKMGFSRLHVVDLDGARTKHIVNDKTLREITDNTNLIVDFGGGIKTEEDIKKAFNAGASMVTIGSIAVTKPELFVSWIKRFGSEKIILGADVRNGKISINGWKEDSKEDLLPFLKYYIDRGVKTVLCTDISKDGTLQGPATDLYKEVMTVYPNLHLIASGGVSSNEDIENLEKEGIPAVVFGKAYYEGKIDIKGIFKI; the protein is encoded by the coding sequence ATGATAGAACTGATACCGGCAATAGATATAATAGACGGAAAATGTGTACGCCTTACAAAAGGTGACTATTCGCAGAGAAAAATATATAATAGCAATCCTTTGGAAGCAGCCATCGAATTTGAAAAGATGGGATTTAGTCGATTGCATGTAGTTGACTTAGACGGTGCACGTACGAAACATATTGTTAATGATAAGACTCTTAGAGAAATAACAGATAATACAAATCTTATAGTTGATTTTGGTGGTGGCATAAAGACTGAAGAGGATATAAAAAAAGCATTTAATGCAGGTGCGTCAATGGTTACAATTGGAAGTATTGCCGTAACCAAACCAGAACTGTTTGTATCATGGATAAAGCGTTTTGGGAGTGAGAAGATAATTCTTGGAGCAGATGTGAGAAACGGCAAAATATCTATAAACGGGTGGAAAGAAGACAGTAAAGAAGATCTACTTCCATTTCTGAAGTATTATATTGACAGAGGCGTTAAAACAGTTTTGTGCACGGATATATCAAAAGATGGAACACTACAAGGACCAGCTACGGATCTATATAAAGAGGTTATGACTGTTTATCCCAACCTGCATCTTATCGCAAGTGGTGGCGTATCTAGTAATGAAGATATAGAAAACTTAGAAAAAGAAGGAATTCCTGCCGTAGTATTTGGAAAAGCTTACTATGAAGGAAAAATTGACATCAAGGGAATATTCAAAATATGA
- a CDS encoding cell division ATP-binding protein FtsE, translating into MLIDYQNVNIYHEDVKVLEGVNFHADEGEFIYLIGKVGSGKSSLLETIYMELDIKEAEKAEVLGYDVLNTKRKEVPILRKMTGIIFQNFQLLSDRTVYKNLRFVLRATGWKDKKRIDERIDETLTDVGMVDAKNKMPHELSGGEQQRIAIARAILNKPKLIVADEPTGNLDPDTASQIVELLRSICQTGTAVIMSTHNMPMLDKYPGIVYQCKDCKLNEITKDFNKISLSEEEE; encoded by the coding sequence ATGCTAATAGATTATCAGAACGTTAATATTTATCATGAAGATGTGAAAGTTCTGGAAGGTGTGAATTTTCATGCCGATGAGGGCGAATTCATTTATCTTATTGGTAAGGTAGGATCCGGTAAAAGCTCTTTACTAGAAACTATCTATATGGAGTTAGATATAAAGGAAGCAGAAAAAGCTGAAGTGTTGGGATACGATGTTTTAAATACAAAGCGCAAAGAAGTCCCTATACTACGCAAAATGACTGGAATTATATTTCAAAATTTCCAATTGCTTTCAGACCGTACTGTCTATAAGAATTTGAGGTTTGTACTAAGAGCTACTGGTTGGAAAGATAAAAAACGTATTGATGAACGTATTGATGAAACGCTCACTGATGTAGGTATGGTTGATGCTAAAAATAAGATGCCTCATGAATTATCTGGTGGTGAACAACAACGTATCGCAATTGCAAGAGCTATATTAAACAAGCCAAAACTTATTGTTGCAGATGAGCCAACTGGTAATCTTGATCCGGACACAGCAAGCCAGATTGTCGAACTTTTGAGAAGTATATGTCAGACAGGTACAGCTGTAATTATGTCAACACATAATATGCCAATGTTAGATAAATATCCAGGCATTGTATATCAGTGCAAAGACTGCAAACTGAATGAGATAACAAAAGATTTTAATAAAATATCTCTTTCTGAAGAAGAAGAATAA
- the hisH gene encoding imidazole glycerol phosphate synthase subunit HisH yields MDVAIVKYNAGNIRSVINGLKRLGINPILTDDPETIIKSERVLFPGQGEARTAMEYLREHKLDKVIKDLKQPVLGICIGQQLLCKHSEEGDTECLGVFDAEVKRFCPTRHEDKVPAMGWNEITNLKSKLYIGVDENKFVYFVHSYYVPVCEFTIATANYIQSYSASLHKDNFYACQFHPEKSGDVGEKILKNFMDIKL; encoded by the coding sequence ATGGATGTAGCAATAGTAAAATATAATGCTGGAAATATAAGGTCTGTAATTAATGGTCTTAAAAGATTAGGGATAAATCCAATACTTACAGACGATCCAGAAACCATCATAAAATCTGAGCGAGTACTTTTTCCCGGACAGGGAGAAGCACGCACAGCTATGGAATATTTACGTGAACATAAGTTAGATAAGGTGATTAAGGATCTAAAACAGCCTGTTTTAGGAATATGCATTGGTCAACAGTTGCTGTGCAAACATTCTGAAGAGGGCGACACGGAATGCCTTGGCGTTTTTGATGCGGAAGTTAAGCGTTTCTGCCCTACCCGACATGAAGATAAGGTTCCTGCAATGGGCTGGAATGAAATAACGAACCTTAAGAGCAAACTATATATTGGGGTTGACGAAAATAAATTTGTATATTTTGTACATAGCTATTACGTACCTGTTTGCGAATTTACTATAGCAACCGCAAATTATATACAATCATATAGTGCATCTTTACATAAAGACAATTTCTACGCCTGTCAGTTTCACCCTGAAAAGAGCGGAGATGTTGGTGAAAAAATTCTCAAAAATTTTATGGACATTAAGCTATAA
- the hisF gene encoding imidazole glycerol phosphate synthase subunit HisF: protein MNENRTKGLAKRIIPCLDVKDGITVKGTNFVNLRKAGDAVELGKAYSEAGADELVFLDIAASYEGRKTFTDLVNRVASEINIPFTVGGGINELADVERLLFAGADKVSINSSAIKNPKLINEITSRFGSQVCVCAIDARHDEDGWHCYLNGGRVRTEKTLKEWAKEVQDRGAGEILFTSMNNDGVKNGYANDALAMLADELSIPVIASGGAGNMEHFKDAFTKGKADAALAASVFHFGEITIPELKRYLRTEGINVRI from the coding sequence ATGAACGAAAATAGAACCAAAGGACTAGCAAAAAGAATTATACCATGTTTAGATGTAAAAGATGGTATAACTGTAAAGGGAACAAACTTTGTAAATTTGCGAAAAGCTGGAGACGCTGTTGAACTTGGAAAAGCTTATAGTGAAGCTGGTGCAGATGAACTCGTTTTTCTTGATATAGCAGCTAGTTATGAAGGACGAAAGACATTCACAGACCTAGTCAATAGAGTCGCATCTGAGATAAATATACCATTCACTGTTGGAGGCGGTATAAATGAGTTGGCCGATGTTGAACGACTCCTGTTTGCAGGAGCAGATAAAGTGAGCATAAACAGTTCTGCGATAAAAAATCCAAAGCTAATTAACGAGATTACCAGTAGATTTGGTAGTCAAGTTTGTGTTTGCGCTATAGATGCAAGGCATGATGAAGATGGATGGCATTGTTATCTTAATGGTGGTAGAGTACGCACAGAAAAAACGCTAAAAGAATGGGCCAAAGAAGTTCAAGACAGAGGCGCTGGAGAAATACTCTTTACAAGTATGAACAATGATGGTGTAAAAAACGGATATGCAAATGATGCTCTAGCTATGCTGGCTGATGAATTGTCAATACCGGTTATCGCTAGTGGAGGTGCTGGTAATATGGAACACTTTAAAGACGCTTTTACTAAGGGAAAAGCTGATGCCGCTCTAGCAGCTAGCGTATTCCACTTTGGCGAAATAACAATACCGGAACTGAAAAGATACCTCAGAACTGAAGGAATAAATGTAAGAATATAA